The following nucleotide sequence is from Lathamus discolor isolate bLatDis1 chromosome Z, bLatDis1.hap1, whole genome shotgun sequence.
CCTCCTCCCAGGGAGCAGGACTCTGTGGGCAGGCCCAGGTCTGGGCAGTGTGGTGAAACCGTGTTGGTCCGCAGCTCAAACACGGCAGGTTACCCGAGTGCACAAGGCAGCCAGTTGCCCTATGgagctcctgctgcagtgtttgcagaCTGAGAGGACTGAATGCCATTCAGCCACCCCTGGAAGGCTTTGCCTAGAGCCTAGGAACATGAAACAGATGTCTGCCTCTGGCATTCTTCCTGGATTTGAATGAGGCTGTATTCAACGCAGCTGCTCAAAAGGGTCACAGTTTCTGATGGAATGTGTCCTGTTACAAAGCATTCCAGAGGCTAAATTTAGGGGTAgctttttggaaaaataaaagtctgaaaagaagtatttgtagtaagttaatgttttcttctctcactTTATCTCCATATAGCAGGAGCCAGCTAACAATCATTAAAAGCAGGGAATGAAGAATTTTGCTTGAACACTATCATTAAGCAAGTATCCAAACTGAGGGAGCCTCTGCAGGAGGACCTAGAATCTTGAGCAATGTAACTGTGGTTTGTTCTTAACCATTTTTATCATCTCATGAACATCCACATCATTTAAAGAAGCATGCCAGATCTTAAAGCAATAGAATTCTCCAACCCCGAGTAGCAGAACTCAGACCTTTTCTTTGATACCCCATAATAGAGTCCCATTTTCTGAAAAGTCATCTCCCAACTATATACCATATATTTAAACAATCTAACCACATACTGTTGCTTCTGAGCAAGTAAATGGTGCAAATTGCACCTCAGGATTACTGTGTACAATGCGCTTCATGGGGCAAGTGCCAAATTCCCAGTAAATTATTTGACGCTACTATTATGTAGTGGTGAAAGCTAAGCAGAGAGATTCAACAAAGCATAATTCACTATTCTTTCTCTACTTGGAGCACAGGGTGAAGCAATCTGTTGGCAGCTTAGTCATCCTTCTATTTTCCCCCTGGCACATATTTGCATTCCTTTCTCCCCCAAAATCCAGGAGggcaaaattaatttccttttaaaaataaccctaccaaacaaaacaaaatggaaaacgGAATCAAACCAACCAAGCATGCTGCCTACAAGCTGCCTACATGCAGTGCCATGGTTAAAGTTTCATTCATGGTGCAAACACTGGCAATGTCAGAACTAATCAGTTTAGCGATGCAGCAAGAtaagcagagaggaaagataGTATTAACAGCTGGACCATTCTGCTCCCTTCTCAATATTATTACTAAATAAATACTGTCTTTATTTACAGTTTCATTCATACATCCAAACATTGATCATTCAAAGGAAACTAAGCTGAATAAGCAGATTAAGACTGCTTCTGAATTAGCCTTCTGTAGAAGACCTATGCAAACTGGGTGCTTCATTTCTGAAACAGGAAgatttgcatttgtttctgtCCTGTTCGGCTGTGTGACTTTAGATGTCACACGTGGATCActgctgcctcagtttcctcagctgctcaACACAGACTAGACTGGACGACTAGGCTTTGGTTTACAGTGTTCACAAGTTTAAACAGCATCTGAGACACTCCAAGagaaaatgccactgaaatatAAAGCATTACCATCAAACAGGTGAGCACAATCTACTTTTCTAAAAGTGTATTACTCTACAGGTAACTGACAATGAATCATATGTGAGCAGGCACCAACATGCCCAATAGGATTTCTTCATCAGGTTGTTAATTTTCCATGTTAATTTTCCATAATTAGTAACATTTTAcaaaaattcaaattaattctggaattcttttttttctactatCAATTTCTGCCAAATACAACAGTTGAGTAAATGACACATTTCTCAGACCAGAAGCTTAGGTCATGTAGTGTTATTAAATCTCAATAGCTTTAAGCAAAACTTGTAATTCAGCTGTCAAATTTTGCAAGGaaacaatacagaaaatagCTGTACCGTTCTTACTGAAAACTATGAATTATTCTCTCATATATTGTGGCaggcacatgaagaaaaaaaaaccccaacaaaataaCCCACCTCAAAGATTCTGTATTTCCTACCACAAGTAAGAACAAATCATACATTCTATAGGTCTAGGGAATCCTCCGTATTTGTCTAATCCAAGGTAATATAATAAAAGCCACGTAGATAACTCAGAAGTGTTTGCACTTACTGCTAAAATGTGATGCTACTTTGCACACATGAATGTACACAGTTTTTGACATCTGATGCTAAAATTATGAGTCCAAAACAGTCATATGAATGTAAAGATTTTAACTGCCAGTTAGCTTTGTGTACTTGTGTCCAGGGTTCAGCTGTAAtggttatttttctgcttcttagtagctgatgcagggctgtgttttcaacttgaGTCCgagaacagtgctggtaacacactgatCCTTTTAGTCATGCTAAGTGatgtttactccaatcaaggacttttcagtctcttgctCTGCcggtgaggaggggcacaggaagccaggaggaaggagagacaggacacctgacccaaactaaccaaagaggtattcctcACAGcacattctctccccttgttatttccctcatcattattattggtggtagtagtagtggtttgtgttataccttagttactggactccTTATCCCAACCcgtgggagtcacattctttcgattctcctccccatccctccaggagcgggagGTGAAGAAGGGAAGTAGCaagcgagcagctgcgtggttctgaggtGCCACCTGGTCTTAAACCACAGGAATTTGTGAAGTCCATTGTGCAAAATCCACTTCTAAATCGCAGTTTATAACTAATTTTGGATAGTGAGAAACTGGATAAACCAAGTTGAAGCtaatctttttaaagaaaaagactaCCTATGCAATGactaataaaatgtaaaaatcaattttcactgtatttttgtaGCTGCCTGTAAGCCAATTTCCCACATACCATTTTTTGTAGGagtaagaaaacatttcagaaaatcaGGGTGATTTTATTTTGAACACAGATATATGTATAGTGTAACACCAGCATCAGCACTTACATACAAAATCAGTTTAACATAGTAGAATACCAATAATTTTCTCATCGGGCAATTATGATCGAGCAGACAAACACTGATTCACCACTTCCAGTAAGTGAGAGTTTTCCAAAGCAGCTGCTACACGTTCTTTATCGGCAAGCTGTTTATTAACTGtgcaaggaaaaaacaaaaaacaaacaaaaaactcacaacaaaacacattaaCTCAGTCAAAACATTGGTATACaatgtctttttaaaagcattttacatTGAGACACATAATCATACTGCTGCTATGGTACTCAAGTACACTAGAAActgcagatcatagaatcactgaatggtttgggatggaagggatcttaaagctccaaccccctgccacaggcaaggataccttccactagattaggttgctccaagtcctgtccaacctggccttcaacactgtcagggatggcgATGCTAACTGCATTTAACAGATGCTAAGCACACTCCAGAGTTGCAGTCTATAGTCAAAGTTACCATGTTATTACAAGTTAAACCAGGCAGCTGTTTATgatccagcagcacagagctatGCAAGAAGAAATCTCCCTCCAGCCTCTCCCCATTTTCCGAGTCCTCCACAATGGTTGTGGAGGCAAATCAATGACAGCTGAGAACACAGGTTGCCTGAGGAGATGTTTAGAATACAtagaagagtggctggaaagctgctcagtggaaaaggacctgggggtgctgactgacaggggctgaacatgagccagcttatGCACatgcagccaagaaggccaacagcatactggcctgtatcagcagtAGTGTAGCCGGCAGGGTGAGGGTAGGGATCGTCACCCTGTACTGGGCACCgctgaggctgcacctcaaatgcCGTATTCAGTTCTGGGCTCTTCACTACAAGACAGACACTGAGGTGATGAAGCACGGCCAGAGAAggacaacaaagctggtgaagggcctagAGCACAAGTGTAATGAGGCTGAGAcctggggggtttagtctggagaagagaaggctcagggaggacgTTATCACCTGACATTACAACTACCCAAAAGGAtgctgtagtgaggtgggggttgatctcttctcccaagtaacaagcaataggacaagagataAAtcgcctcaagctgtgccatgGGAGGTGTAGACTGGATATTAGCAAAAACTTCTTCAGAGAGAAGGTGATCAGATATTAGAAGAGGCttcccaggaaagtggtggaatcaccatccctggaagtattcaaaaaccgtgtagatgaggtcCTCAGTGGTGGTTTAGTGgaggtcttggcagtcctggggtaatggttggacttgatcttatacgtattttccaacctagttgattctgggATTCTAATACGATACAGAACAAGAAAGACCATACAACAGAGGCCTAAAAACCTTACCTGCATGCTCAGAGACATGTGTTCCTGGTGTAATATGAACATCCAGCTTAAAAAGCATCACAAAAGGAAAAGTCAACAAAATACTGGAAGGTCAGGTTCAAactatttaataataaaaattagaCAGTAggtagaagaaaggaaaaaaagaatattcttgCCAATGTATGATATTTGTATATGATATACAGCAGAATAAAGTCTGAAATAACAGAATATTCTGCATTCCCACCTGCTTAAGCCTGCTTCAGACAAGGGGATGAGGCACTAACCTCTCCTCCTGTGCTGCTAAGCACTGCGGGTACCCTGCACCCTTGACACGACTGCCACACAACTGTAGTTCTGCATCAGTATTTtactccactgccctctctggTTCCTGGCATGTTCCCTCCCCCATAATATTAAAATAGCTCTtgctatttttcattataaGTTAGTTAgcttattttttgccttttattttttccttcttaaacaCAATTCCCCTCTTCTGCTTTCCATAGTGATTTGATTACTCACCTTAAATCTCTCAGGCAGAGACCTGATCAATTTTACTTTTATGGAGAGGCCGATTAAGGTGGCCATGCTGCAGTGAGGAATGGTGGGGGTGAACTCCACTGCCACCGTGCTTTCCGCGTCGTTCACCTGTTAAAACAAACACCTCCAGTGTACAAACCGCGGCAGTACCACACTCGCTGCCTTCACCCCGGGTGCCACGCCGTATTTCACACGAATGCAGCTCGAAGCCGTGCTTGGTTTGTTCACTGACAGGGCAGGTAAACCTGCACAGGTTGCTGCAGCAGGCCTGCGCCCGTGTCAATGATGGTGCGGGCCGGCAGAGGCCGCACGGCTCCGCGGCGAGCGGGGACCTCACCTTCACTCGCACTTGCTCGACGACGTTCAGCTCCTCCAGCGTGAGCGGGTGCTCGGGGTCGTTAATGGAACGAATGAGATGTGTCGGGTTAAGGAAAGCGGAGCGGAGCTGCACCGGCCCGGCtccgcggccccggcccgcccgCCCTCAGCCcagcgcggcccggcccggccatCCCGGCAGGATATCGAAGATCTCGCGGTCGTCAATGATGTCGGGCAGCTCATCGTCCTCCTCCCGCGCCGTCACCGGCCGCTCCCCCGAGCGGCGGTAGATGAGCGGGTTCGCGTTCTCCAGCGGCGCCCCGCCGCCCGGGCCCACCATGGCGCCTGTCGGCCCGCCCCCCTCGGCTGCGTGCGCGGCGGAAGGAGCCCGGACGCCGTTCGTCGCCGCAcggggcggggggcgggccCTGCGCCCCGGCCCCCGGAGGCTCGCGGCGGTAGTGCTCCCTGTGGTGAGCGCGGTAACCGGCCGGGTATGCGGGAGGTGCCGGGACAGCGCGGGCCGGCGTCGGGGTCGGTTCTAGGGCAGGGAGCAGCGCGGCAGGAAGGTGAGCGGGGGCCCGAGCCTGGCACGGCTTTGACTGACATCTGAGGGTGGAAACCGA
It contains:
- the CIAO2B gene encoding cytosolic iron-sulfur assembly component 2B; its protein translation is MVGPGGGAPLENANPLIYRRSGERPVTAREEDDELPDIIDDREIFDLIRSINDPEHPLTLEELNVVEQVRVKVNDAESTVAVEFTPTIPHCSMATLIGLSIKVKLIRSLPERFKLDVHITPGTHVSEHAVNKQLADKERVAAALENSHLLEVVNQCLSARS